Part of the Triticum urartu cultivar G1812 chromosome 2, Tu2.1, whole genome shotgun sequence genome, AACCAGATGAAAATAATTATTACAGCGGAAGTTTACATTTTATGCTTAAAAGCATCCACAAATTATTCGATCCCCAAAAGGATTACTCTAAAATGTGATATAATCACCATTTACTCCCTTCAGTCCTATAAAAGCTGCCATTTCAGACATCTTTGCGGTCTTCAAAATACATCTTGGATCGTTAACTTCTATTGCAATATATCTATAAAATCCAAAAATGAATACTGCAGAAGTACTTTCTGAAGCAGATTCACACATAGGATTTTCAAGTATCTAATCTAAACATTTTGCAAAGATGTTATCAATCAAAATATCAATAGTTTGACTATATATTCTTGTCCAAAAGGTATGTTTTATAGAACAGCGAATACTGTGAAGATAACTTAGTGGCACAATCATTTACTGATTAAAAAGGTGACGCTGAAATATGGACGAAATATTAGTTGCTGGCACTTTATATACTCAAATATTTGTTGTGGCATTCGTAGGTACCAGCAATTGCCCATAAAGCTGATATCTGGAAGGCCAAGCAAATTCTTCAACGCTCGGCAGTTAAGCCAAAAGGCAGGGCATTGTCAGGGTTCGACCTCCAATGTTTGTGTCTAGCATTCTATTGCATAGAGCCATAAGACAGACAGAAGATTGGCTAGAGTATGTTTGGAGCAAGATCGTTAAGGCGATTATCCATGTTAAGGTATGAATGGGTTGATTTGGCGATGGCACACAGGGGATTAGATCACTAGGCTATGAGTGAACCAAACCTTCTGACAAAAATCCATATGAAATACAGTATCCATATCCATTTGGCAAGAAAATGCTGTAAAACGAGCAACTGGCCAAGAACCCAAATTAAAGAACGGCCATTTGTCAGACACGCGGAATGGGCAAATAACCACCGGAGCGATTCAGGCATGTCGAATCAAAGAAACAAATAATGGTCAAGAAAACACGCAAACACCAAAGTTTCGCCAAGAAATACGATTTTTTTTTGGAGAAACTCTTAGTATAGTCAAGAAAGCACGGAATTACTCGCGCATCGCCAAGAAAGAACCAGATCCCTAATCGGAGCCCGAATCGGCAAGAGATGCGTGCACTAGACAAGAATTCAAGAACGCGAGGATCGTACCGAAGCGACGCAGTCCTCGACGGCGCGCAGGCAGTCGGCCTCCCCGGGGAAAGCCTTGCCCTCCGTTCGGCCCACCGTCACCTGGAACTCGTCGGGGCTGCACACCTCCAGCACCGCCCGGAACCCCGtcggaggcgcgggcggcggaagCGGTTGCGGCGGCGGGCAGGGACGCGGGGGCAGAGGATGGGCGGTTCTTGGGCACTTGGCGAGCCTGAGCGACTCGGCGGtggtgccggcggcggcggagcgctTGAGCCTCTCGAGGGCGGCGAGGCGGCTGGCCTCGATGCGGCGGCGCTGCTCCTCCGTGAGCCGCACGGGCTCCGCCGCGATCTCCATGGACCACGCCCGCACTAGCACTAGGGGTTGCGGAGGCGTGGGGTTCTCTGACAAGGAACGACGGCCGTTTCCGCCGCTGGGGGGAACGGAACACGGGGAGCGGGGAACGGCTAGACGAAGGATATATTGGGCCACCAAGCCCGTGTTTCATATACGCCGCGctgggctgggctgggccggGCCCCCTCGCCTCCGACGAACTTTACGACGATACCACCAGGAAGCAGATCTAGACCGTCTCCTAAAAGAAATCTAGAGCGCAAGATCTTCCACTGAAAAAAACAATCTAGAGCAATGGAAACTGTGTACTGCGCTGCAGAGAAAGCACAGGAAAGAGCCAAAGAACTTGGGGATGCGGGCAaaaatatactccctccattccataatATAAGAGTGGAGGGAGTATAACAATAGGAGATGCTTAAGGAAGGTGCTTAAAGAAATAAACCAGGCTTTCTTTAAACACCAGTACTTATTTGTACAGAGTAGACGCTTAACTAAGCACCTCTCCTATAGAAATAGGCACCGATGCTTCAGAAAAAAtcggtttatttttctaagcacctCTCTAAGCCTCTcccattgtacaaggcctaaAACAAGTAAACGAGGCTGCTATTTTCAACGTTGGACAACATAAAGAATCAGCAAACTTTgaaaatgataaacatgctctgGCATAAGCAACAGTACAGGTCGATGTAAGTTTAGAGTGTTAAAACAAATCTCAACAACATCACACCAGTTATGCAGTTGGAAATAGCATCAACCCATACACCTGTTCATCAGACAAGTTTTGCCCAAATCAAAGGAGCATATAGGTCGACTCCTCCGTCCCCAAATTTCTATAGCAGCAGGACACGAATCAGGTCGGTAGAAACAAAACAATACGGCTAGGAACAGCACATGAATATATGAGGTCCAATATGGGCACCAATTTTACAACTCGGTCTCATCACACCTTGCTACATATGCTCTGCACATGAAGGACAAAGCGAAAGGTCGGCATGGTCATTACAATGACGAGAACAACAGAGAATCGATCAACAAACAGAGAAGAACCACAGAGAAACAGCATTTTCATCTGATGCACCAGTACGGACAACACTGCGGTTAGATGCAAAGCTAGCTGCACGTTTTTGTCGCCTTGCAGCTTTGCCGCGCCCATGCCTTCTCCCCAGGACTCCATCTTGCAAACCTGTCACCAACAACGGCTATATTCAGAACATATTTCTTTGCTTCAAAAGAAACATATTTTCAGTCCAAAATGGGAGCCAATTATGGTCTTGGTTGAACGGCCTGCTCTGGTTGAACAGACTCTTGCAATTCTGTTCATCATCAAAAGATAAATGTACTGGTTATTGATACGTTGCACTATCATCACATAAGTAAGCTTACATTTATGCTGTCTTATTCTAACTGGCAGTTTTATCGCCAAAATTTGTTTTATTAGCTAAAATATAGGTATAGAAAACTATGAGGTTGATACATCACACATTTATAGATACATAAGCAGTGACGTTTTCTCCCCAAAAATTTACAGAGAGAAACAAGAGGGACAGGCAGCTGGAAAACATGGCTGGTCTAAGAATAAACGGTTAGTATGCTTGCGGATTTAACAGAAACATGGGCAAATGAAATTCTGTGATTCCCAAATTTAGTTACAGCCATGATCCCGGCTTCATTTAAAGAAGTACCATGCACTAAGATTAGTAGATGAGGGGTAGAGCCAGCCTAGTGAGCTTTCTTACTGATATAAACATAGCCACTGATCGTTGTTTGAACAGTGTATCAAAAACAATGATGTAAATGTATGAGACCAATTTTAAATATTAATTTCTCTGAAACTTTCCGGGCATGAAATTTTGTACAGAATCTAAAAGAAGCATTTTTACACAATGTTCCAGCAACTGCTCGCTGATTCCTTTGGGGTTTCAGGATGTAAATATCATGTGCTTGGTAAACCACACGTATGCAAGATTAAAATAAAACTGAACTAGCCATGTAGCACCTTGATGTACACAATACAAATTGAACACTGTTAATTCTATGACTCTGTTCATTCAAATAGTCAGCCCATAGAAATTGGTCTTCTTAAAGAAATTGAAGAGTTAATCTGCCGGCATGACCAAACAATGGATATGCAGCTTGAGTTTCAGTTTGCATCTTCATAAATTAAAAGCTATCAGTCTGTATACCAACAGATATCATAAAGAAATCTATCTGATTATCTTCACAAGTAAGCAATAAAAAATGAACCTTTGAAGATAAGGCTAAGCTGCGCTTTGAAAGTTAAACTAATGACAGGAACCAAGAAAACATAGCATATCATCACCTGATCACTGTTCCTGATGATTACTCCTCCGGTGCCTCCTCAGAATCCGAGAGAGGTAACAGGGTACCCAATCCAATAACATGTCCATTCAGGCATACAAAGTACTCCACGGAATCATCGTAAGCACCCAGCCTGGCGGAAGCACTCGCCGGCATCATATCAGCATGCAGCATGTTCCATAGCTTAGCCTTGCAATAGGGGCAAACCTCCGTTGGatggaacctagcctgcttctcaATCAGGATCTTCTTGACCCTTGAAGTGGCAAACGACTTGAAGATGCCACGGAAAAAACCCAGGTCGCCTTCTTCCCCCTGGTCAAGATGTTCGCACGGATCGGACACATACAAGACATCCATCCTACACTGCAGAGGCAGGAAGCTCTTGCCTGCGGTCCTTGAGAAGCGCGTCCTGAACACAAAGTGTCCGGGGACATGGATGTTTCCGAACAAGCCCCCCTTTGTGCAGCCGTTGCAGTAGATCAGCAGCTTCCCGAGCGCCTTCCAGTTGCCGTCGACAATGTGGCTGCCGTCGGAATGCAGATCCAGCATCATCTTGGGCGCCCTGGCATGGCAGAACTCCTTCCACAGCACTTGCTTGGCGACCTCGTCGAACCACTTGCAGACGCAGGAGAGGTTGGCGATCAGCCTGGGGTTCCAGTTCATGTGGCGGAAGACGAGGAACAGAGCGTCCTCGCTGAGGTGGCCCTTGGTGCAGGAGCAGGACGCCGAGTGCGTGCAGCGGTGCTGCTTCACCACCAGCACCATTTCCGGCAGCCAAAATTCACTCCAGCAGCGACCGACGCCTACCTCCCCATGCGCCCCCGCCTTCTTTCCTGCTCGGATTTAGCAACTCAGTCACACGAAGAGCATTCCATTCAATCGCTGCTTGCTTACAAACTGCTATAACAGATCAGATAGAGGTTAATCCGCCCTCGGCAGCTACGAGCTACAGCCAATCGCTCCGGCACCGCGGCGGATCTAGATGATGCGCCGCGCGCGCACCCGAAATTTCTCGAAGTTAATCCTGATGAATCGATCACCGGATGACTAGAAGCTCATACCTCGAAAACCACTGGCCGAGGCCGCGGACGGGGTGTGGGCAGCAGGGACGCGACGGGGTAGAACGGGAACGGCGACGGCAGCCGCGGCGGCGGGGAGCGCTagaggcggaggcggcgacgcCGGGCTACGGCGCGGCGGTAGGTCTGGGGGTCGGCGGTGGCGGAGCGAGTGAGATATTTTTAGAGCCGCATTGGGTGGGATTGGAGGTCGGGTAGGGCAGGAGCTTGGGAGCGGCGTGCggagggaggggaggggggatgaagaggaaagggaggggggggggcggagGGGAGAAAAAGTCTGGCGGCTGCGGCGGGGTGGAGACTGGCTTTCGACGGCCCGGATCGTTCGGCTGGTGGATGGAGGGCTGAGATTCGACCGACCCGAGAGGAAGCGTACGGTTTTCGTGTGGTCATTCGGGGATGGATGAGTTCATGTGTGTTTCCTTTCGCCGTTTTcatcaatttgtttattattttCTGCAGGGGTTCATTTAGTTACTTTTATTTATTAGCTTGGTAATTTCCGCATAAAAAAGCTTAGTCATTTTTTTCTCGAATTTTGTCTGACTCGTAGATATAGTTTTATCAGCCTGTGAACAAATTTCTTTACCCACATTCATGCCACGCAAACTCTCCCTTGATCACTCAAAAGACAAATCCACATTAAGTAGAATCTAATGAAGTGCATGTCTTTGATAAGAAAATGCCACCTTATTAAGGCATGCCTAACGCGTGGCGCTAACAGCTGACGGTAGGATAGACTTTCTGAGTGTTCGTCGGTTACATTATCCATTGGATTATGGAGTCAGGCACGACATCGACGCAGGATAAGGCAGCGGGTGCTTGGCCCTTTCTCTGCAAAAAAGTAAATCGTTTAATGCAACAGGTGCTGATTTTTCGGGCTATCGGTGCCTTAATTAATTAACCACTAACATTGAGGGAGGGGAATGCGTGTACGTAGACGTCTAGCGTAACACATGCTCTTAATATCGGCAAGTGAAACGCATACGGAGCATTGCAACGGATTTTCGGAGAAATCCTAACAGATCATTTTATCTTGGGTGCGAATCATTTTCAAACTCAAATCATTGCAAATTTCATTGCTCTTGTAGCATTTCATAGAATTCACCATACGGCAGCTGCACCTGGAAACTCCGCCGCAGCAGCAAACCCCCGGCCGACAGAATCAAGAATGTGCACGCGTTGGCACAGGAGACACCGTGGCAGGCTGGTCGCTGCGGTTGATGAAATCCTATCAGCCAAGTGGACGGCAGGCGCCCACTTGGGCTCTCCAAGTGGCCAACTCGGCAACTGGCAACCGCAGCCGTACCGCGTGCGTCAATCGCTTTCGCTCGCGCACTGCGTTGCTCGCCATCATCGTCGCCCACTTGCACGCTCGCAGCCAGGGCCTAAACAAGAGACCCAGCAGGCTAAGCTGGCCTGGTAAAAAGCCCATATATCATAGCGGGCCTAAAAGAGAAACAACACGCATAACACACATGGGCTCTAGCATTCACCTAAAAAAAAACAAATGGGCTCTAGCACCTCACAGTGCGTTTGGTTTAAGAGTTTAGCACGCGTAGCCTGCAATTTAGAGGGGGGAAAAAACAAGCGCGTATCCTGCAGATTCACAAGCTCCTGAAACTGAAAGAGGAAGAATGATTTGAATCAAGAGCTGATCCAACACGCAGGGGCACCCGTAAAGCACATGCACATATACACTTACGAATTCGCAATGCACGTATGGACTATTATTGATCACCGCATATATATTTACAGTGatgaaaagaaaagaattctCCTACAGAATATAGGTACTTTGTAGATCTAAATCGCCAGCACACTTGTAGTATAAGACACTAACCTAACATGTAAATATATCCTATCCCTCACTATGCTCAAACTACTAGATTTTGTGATTTTTGACAGCTAATTCATCATCTCGACCGGACTTCATATCGATGGATCCTCTTGCTTCTACTGCTTCCTCGAACTACTCGGAACTCTGGCTTCTACAGTGATGGCTCTGCAAAGGGGGGGAAACACGTATCAGACTATAGATCATACGACAAATTAAACACTAGCAAGCATGGCCAAATTATTTAGTGAAGGCAGAACTTCCAAAGGGAACAGTAGTTACTTGGGGATGGGGCTGCTGGGGCGGTAGGAGGGTCCAGTGGTGGCACAGATGCCGCTGTCATAACATAGACAAAAAGTCAATATCCTCCTCCAATCATGCTAATAACAGTGCCAAAAATACTGACGATCGGCCGGCTACGATGACTTACTGGCGCACTGGGCAATCGTCTGCATTGGCAGCGGGACGGCGCAGTTTCCGGGGAGCGACATCATGCGCATGAAGTCCATCGGCGCGGGCATGATCTTGTTGATGTCGCCGTTCAGGCCGTGGCAGAGGCAGATGGGGGCGTTGTCCACCAGGGACTTGAAGGCGCCGCAGCACGCCGCCGGGGGCGTCGCCACGCTGGTGTTGGTGAGGTAGCCCATGCATGGCGTCAGCCCCATCAACGGCGTCAGGCACTCCGTGGGCTGCGACGGCGGGGTAGCTGGTGAGACCGTGGCCGGCGGTGGGGAAGCAGGGACGGATGGAGTTGGGTTGCTGATCACTGGGCTCGCTGGCGGCGGGGAAGCAGGGACGGATGGCGGTGGGTTGCTGATCACTGGGGTCGGTGGCGGTGGGGAAGCAGGGACGGATGGCGGTGGGTTGCTGATCACTGGGGTCGGTGGCGGCGGGGAAGCAGGGACGGATGGGGGCGGGTTGCTGATCaccggggtcggcggcggcggtggggaaGCTGCGGGGGGAGGTGGCGATGGAATAACAACCGGGGAGCACGCGGGCTTGACTCTGATGGCGGACGACGGCTGCGCGGCCGCGAGCAGGACGGCCAAGGCGAGGAGCAAGGCGGAGGCGGGCTTGGACGGCGCCATCTCGTGCATGCGCTGCGCGGAGGCTTACGATCGGCTACTGGGTTTTGCGGTCTGTGGTGCGAAGAACCAACGGGGTGCATGGCGGCCATTTTATAGGAGGGAATGGGGACGAGATAGGGCGTTTGAACAGCGCTGGCCGATCGCATCACCAAGGGACTCTTCGTTTTGTTTTGCGTCACTCTTATCTCAGTCGATCTGAGATACGGCGTTTGAACGGCATTGCCTGCGTTAAAATGGTGGCGGCAGCGGCAAAATCAGGTGTTGGAGCGAAGGACTCCTCAAGTTTACGGGATATAACAAGATATCACCGTGCCATTATGGTTGCAGATAAATTGTTAAGAGTAAAGTTCACGGGATATACCAGCGTTTGAACTGAGACTTGCAAATCTGCTCAAAGTCGTCTGTTCGAACCTAAAGCCGACGTGTGCTTGGGCCTCGATCGGGGGTGTTGGACGCTTACTACTCCCTTCTAGCATGTATCCGCTGAAAAAAATGGTCACCAACCAAACACCCAGATCACCCAGATGAGGGAAAACTCACGTTTAAACCTTCATTATCAAACGTATTGCTTGGGTCAGATCAAGGAGCAACAGGTGATCAAAACTTTCGGGCAAACTGTAAATTATGCATTCCTTAGCTCTTTCAACAGATAATTATCCTACGTCAAAGATGTTGTTCTTGTTCATCATGCTGATATAACGTTTTTGttatgtaagtgcatctagtgccacccctaattggttttggagtattgacaacaaacctgGTCGAgagactaatgtgtttgtgagaattgcaggataacacaggtagtagtccctcattgattcggtttacctaccggagatgaccccttaaaatgtatgaagacattgaagacaaaggtggtatgtgaaggtattcacattgaagtctatgacaaaagaagacattgtgtgaagactatggagcacgaagacttagttgtttagttgtttcgttttcttctttgttgagtcataggaaccacagtactgttaagtggggtccaagtaaaccagtcagaatgactgaagtgatgcttaaccaaaatcctatgtcttcgagcgaagataatgagagcaaatcttatccagagctggataagtcagctttgcttgtagctcaactaaaattgtcgtgtgtgtttgaaatctgaccgttggaacacgttcAGTTCCTTaatgacccagggtcatttcagacatatcaggtcgggttgcctagtggctataaatagcccaccccctacaccataaattggttggctgctcagagttagtgcatggcttttgtcatttgagagcaacccacctcgaagtctttgagagagaaatccttgtgaggacaaagcccaaacactcagagccaaagagtgttaggcatcactgaagtcttcctgtctgtgtgatctgaagacttattacacttgaggactgagggagtcctggattagggggtgttcgggtagccggactataccttcagccgaactccaggactatgaagatacaagattgaagactccgtcccgtgtccggatgggactttccttggcgtggaaggcaagcttgggaTTGCGGATATTCaaaatctcctaccattgtaaccgactttgtgtaaccctaaccctcttcggtgtctatataaaccggagggttttagtccgtaggacaacttcatcatacaacaatcataccataggctagcttttagggtttagcctccttgatctcgtggtagatctactcttgtactacccatatcatcaatatttaatcaagcaggacgtagggttttacctccatcaagagggcccgaacctgggtaaaacattgtgtcccttgactcctgttaccatccggcctagacgcacagttcgggacccctacccgagatccgccggttttgacaccgacattggtgctttcattgagagttcctctgtgtcgtcgctttcaggcccgatggcttcttcggtcatcaaccacgatgcagtccagggtgagacttttctccccggacagatcttcgtcttcggcggcttcgcactgcgggccaactcgcttggtcaccttgggcagatcgaaagttacgcccctggccatcaagtcaggtttagaagcctaaactacacggctgacatccgcggggacttgatcttcgacggattcgagccacagccaagcgtgccgcactgtctcgatgggcatgatatagctctgccgccgaacagcgccttggaggccgcacacgcatcggttccgaccattgattcagagcccactgcgccaatcgaggatcagcggttggacgctgcctcaggggctgcgatctcagaggcgatcgagccgaactccagccccgcactccgcatggcccgtgactccgaggagacggattcctctccgaactccgagccccccgcgcccccgccgatcgaatccgattgggcgccgataatggagttcaccgccgcggacatctttcagcactcgcccttcggtgacatcctgaattctctaaagtctctctctttatcaggagagccctggccggactacggttagcaaggttgggatacggacgatgaagaaattcaaaacccacccaccacccacttcgtagccactgtcgacgacttaaccgacatgcttgacttcgacttcgaagacatcgacggcatggacgatgatgtaggagacgaacaagaaccagcacctgtagggcgttggaaggccacctcgtcatatgacatatatatggtggatactccaaaggatggagatggtgatggaacagcggtggacaatacctctaagaaacagcccaagcgccggcgtcagcggcgccgctctaaatcccgccaaagcaaaaacggtgattccggcacgggagataatactactccggatagcaccgaagaacaccccctccagtaAAATTCGGCATAgcaggacagagaagccagccctcatgagagggcagcggaccaagaggttgaggacgataattatacgcctccc contains:
- the LOC125536364 gene encoding EID1-like F-box protein 2, giving the protein MVLVVKQHRCTHSASCSCTKGHLSEDALFLVFRHMNWNPRLIANLSCVCKWFDEVAKQVLWKEFCHARAPKMMLDLHSDGSHIVDGNWKALGKLLIYCNGCTKGGLFGNIHVPGHFVFRTRFSRTAGKSFLPLQCRMDVLYVSDPCEHLDQGEEGDLGFFRGIFKSFATSRVKKILIEKQARFHPTEVCPYCKAKLWNMLHADMMPASASARLGAYDDSVEYFVCLNGHVIGLGTLLPLSDSEEAPEE
- the LOC125535429 gene encoding proline-rich receptor-like protein kinase PERK2; the protein is MHEMAPSKPASALLLALAVLLAAAQPSSAIRVKPACSPVVIPSPPPPAASPPPPPTPVISNPPPSVPASPPPPTPVISNPPPSVPASPPPPTPVISNPPPSVPASPPPASPVISNPTPSVPASPPPATVSPATPPSQPTECLTPLMGLTPCMGYLTNTSVATPPAACCGAFKSLVDNAPICLCHGLNGDINKIMPAPMDFMRMMSLPGNCAVPLPMQTIAQCASKSS